The segment TTTATATGCTCTGGCATGAAGTCATGCCTTGTCAAGATTCCAACTATTGGATTTCTCTgcaaatttttaaaagaaacaaatctTGAGAATGATAACATACTCGATGTGATTGTGAAGGGTAGAGTatacgcagaccttacccctaccttgtaaggtagagaggttgtttttatgattttgtaatGTCATGCAAGTCTCTCATTTCAAACTATGTGTGTATTTTAACCAGTTGTATCAGGTAACTAGTCGGGGATGAGAAGGGCGAAGATAGATTTACCTTGGTAGTCTTTGGGACGACACACAAATGTCTGAGACCGAGTTCACGGAAAAGAATTGCAGCTTTGGCCAGAGACATGGTTTCCACTACTGTGTATGGAGATGTATTTGTGATAGGATGGAGATCAACATACATTTCCATCTCCTCGGGGGAGAAGGACAAATCCTCAAACTTAAGCCCCTTCCCTGATCCTGGCTTCGCAAAATCAAATGCATGAAACTTCTTCAGAGTATTGGAGCCACTCAGTACATTTTGTTTCGTGAATGTCTTTCCTTTGAGCAAAACAACTAAATGTGACCTTAAAACAAGCCCACAAAACTCTGGCGCGTCTGAGAATGGTGGTAAATCAACCACGGGAAACCCATTGTGTCGAGTAAACTTCAAAGCGTGTACTATGTTTCCTACCTTCTCAACACCTGAAAATGTTACTAAAGGCCCAGAACAAACATCTCCTGCAGCCAATTGCCTCATGTAAGGCTCGGCGTGTGCTTCCAAGTAAGGCAAGCCTTTCATTTGCACAATCTGGTCATAGATACCCTTGTTAAGACTATCGGCCACAGTTTTTGATACAAGGAGAACAAGCATCACCAACGGAAGCATTAGCAGATTATTGGTGAGCTCAAGTAGTATGACACAGAGTGATACTGTCATCCTCATAGTACCACCAAGGAAGGAGGCAGCCCCAAGGAGCGCAAACAGGCCATTATTAAGATTAGAGACCGAACCTAAGACACTTCCAACAAGACGTCCATATGAGGCTCCAGCAAGTATGACAGGAATGAACAGCCCAGAGGGAATAGCAATTCCATAGGTAATAATGCCAAGGCAGTATACCCCAGCGAAGAAGACAAAAAGTGTAGAAAGGTGGAATTCACTTGAATTTTCTGCACTAAACAAATTGCGGATGGCGTCATCATTGGTATTCATAAACAGGGAGGCCAGATCATTGTAATGCCCAGCCGGACACTGGAAATTCTTATAGTTTCCAGAGCGACCTACAGTAGGACATTTTTCCTCCAAGCCTACGGGGCACGGTGTGCAACTTGCAAACCATGGAAGACCATATGCACAAAGAGAAGTCAGGATCGAAATGGTCATTACGAGCATGATTTTGAAAGCAGGACCTCTCCTGCAATCAATCCATTGCAAGATATCAGCTAAATGGAAAAATCAAAAACAGCAGCCAAAGCTCAAGCACAACGAATATTCAAATTCTTGAATTCCTTattggaaaatgaaaaataaacatgATGTGATAGCCAGTGGTAAAAGTGATaccatatataaaatataaaggtAAGACATAAACAAGGGATATCTTTGACAGCCATCAACTAACTTGGGAAAGGAAGAACTTTAACAAGTAGGTTTTGATAGAAAATAGCAAAGGAATATTAGTTAGCTTTTTAAAACTAATGTTAGTGAGATTTGATAATATGTCCAGACAAAATATGCTTTTACCCATCCAAGCCAACCTAGTGCCTCAGACCCTGTCTGTGttaaaatatcaactaaaataatacaaaaaaatagattGGGAACCCATTATATAAGATGGACTGTGGTAGAATTCCAAACTGAAAACTCATTAAGTTGACATCCTGGATCCGCCTTTTTACACACCATAACCCACGTTATGGAACAGTTGTATTTATCTACTCCAAATCCCATCTCCAAAAGAAAGGCACAAAAGGATTAAAAACAGCAGCATAAAACAAGAAGCGCGAGACATGCTTCAGGAAAATTTTGCAGTTAATTTCCCAAGGTTAGGACATGCACACTTATAAAGTTGCTTTGTAATAAATAGTAA is part of the Solanum lycopersicum chromosome 1, SLM_r2.1 genome and harbors:
- the LOC101258791 gene encoding chloride channel protein CLC-c, with the translated sequence MMRKQEDIENEGVGVMVMEDGKDLERNISSEGGFREPLLKSKSRVNNTSQIAIIGANVCPIESLDYDIVENDLFKQDWRSRKKVQIYQYIFLKWTLVLLIGLFTGLVGFFLNIAVENIAGFKLLLASDLMLEDKYFRAFAIFAGCNLGLATCAAILCACIAPAAAGSGIPEVKAYLNGVDAHSILAPSTLFVKIIGSVLGVSAGFVVGKEGPMVHTGACIANLLGQGGSRKYHLTWKWLRYFKNDRDRRDLITCGAAAGVAAAFRAPVGGVLFALEEVASWWRSALLWRTFFTTAIVAMVLRSCIQFCRSGNCGLFGQGGLIMFDVNSGFPNYNTVDVLAVLTIGVLGGLLGSLYNYLVDKVLRTYSIINERGPAFKIMLVMTISILTSLCAYGLPWFASCTPCPVGLEEKCPTVGRSGNYKNFQCPAGHYNDLASLFMNTNDDAIRNLFSAENSSEFHLSTLFVFFAGVYCLGIITYGIAIPSGLFIPVILAGASYGRLVGSVLGSVSNLNNGLFALLGAASFLGGTMRMTVSLCVILLELTNNLLMLPLVMLVLLVSKTVADSLNKGIYDQIVQMKGLPYLEAHAEPYMRQLAAGDVCSGPLVTFSGVEKVGNIVHALKFTRHNGFPVVDLPPFSDAPEFCGLVLRSHLVVLLKGKTFTKQNVLSGSNTLKKFHAFDFAKPGSGKGLKFEDLSFSPEEMEMYVDLHPITNTSPYTVVETMSLAKAAILFRELGLRHLCVVPKTTKRNPIVGILTRHDFMPEHIKGLYPHLVHHK